A genomic stretch from Campylobacter lari subsp. concheus includes:
- a CDS encoding class I SAM-dependent methyltransferase: MFLYQYFKNPKQTGAFCASSKKLSKLITSHVQHAKNIVEIGPGTGSFTKYILKQKSHNARFFAVEINPHMAKKLKQNIKNIDIEVNSAEFLPNMLEKRAINSVDLIISGIPWALLNSKEQDLLLKSIHDALEENGCFATFAYILPTPKGRAFKKKLFATFSKVEISPIIWQNLPPAFVYFCTK, from the coding sequence ATGTTTTTATATCAATATTTTAAAAACCCAAAACAAACAGGTGCATTTTGCGCAAGCTCTAAAAAATTAAGTAAACTCATAACTTCTCATGTCCAACATGCAAAAAATATCGTTGAAATAGGGCCTGGTACAGGAAGTTTTACAAAGTATATCCTCAAACAAAAAAGCCATAATGCAAGATTTTTTGCCGTAGAAATCAATCCTCACATGGCAAAAAAATTAAAGCAAAATATAAAAAATATAGATATAGAAGTCAACTCAGCAGAATTTTTACCAAATATGCTAGAAAAAAGAGCGATCAATAGTGTAGATTTAATTATCTCAGGAATTCCTTGGGCTTTATTAAATTCCAAAGAACAAGATTTATTGCTAAAATCCATTCATGATGCTTTAGAGGAAAATGGTTGTTTTGCAACATTTGCTTATATACTCCCAACGCCAAAAGGGAGAGCTTTTAAGAAAAAACTTTTTGCCACTTTTAGTAAGGTAGAAATTTCACCCATCATTTGGCAAAATCTCCCCCCTGCTTTTGTTTATTTTTGCACTAAATAA
- the guaA gene encoding glutamine-hydrolyzing GMP synthase produces MKKADILVLDFGSQYTQLIARRLREQGVYAEILPFNVSLDEIKAKEPKGIILSGGPASVYANDAYFCDKGVFDLNIPVLGICYGMQLMAHHFGANVAPAGHKEYGKATIDIQNDSDLFKNLPKKQTVWMSHSDKVENLPQGFEVLATSENSPFCVFGDEKRKFFALQFHPEVQHSEFGKSILKNFAKYACNCDSVWNMGSFAKTQAQKIKEEVGNDKVLCAVSGGVDSSVVAALLASAIKDQVVVVFVDNGLLRSGEKEQVEYMFRHTLGIDLISIDAREIFLSRLAGIRDPEQKRKIIGNTFIEVFEEEAKKHKDVKYLAQGTLYTDIIESSVVGASKTIKSHHNVGGLPEKMNLKLIEPLKEIFKDEVRALGMELGLSKDVVYRHPFPGPGLAIRIMGEVNEPSLELLRKADVILIEELKSSGWYDKTWQAFCVLLNVQSVGVMGDNRTYDNAVCVRVVNASDGMTATFSHLPYELLENISRRIINEVEGINRVVYDISSKPPATIEWE; encoded by the coding sequence ATGAAAAAAGCAGATATTTTGGTTTTGGACTTTGGTTCACAATACACACAACTCATTGCTAGAAGATTAAGAGAGCAAGGTGTGTATGCAGAAATTTTACCTTTTAATGTAAGTTTAGATGAGATTAAAGCTAAAGAGCCTAAGGGTATCATTTTAAGTGGTGGGCCAGCTAGTGTATATGCAAATGATGCTTATTTTTGTGATAAGGGTGTTTTTGATTTAAATATACCAGTTTTAGGAATATGCTATGGTATGCAACTTATGGCGCATCATTTTGGAGCAAATGTTGCCCCAGCGGGCCATAAAGAATATGGTAAAGCAACTATAGATATTCAAAATGATAGTGATTTATTTAAAAATTTACCTAAAAAGCAAACGGTATGGATGAGCCACTCTGATAAGGTCGAGAATTTGCCACAAGGTTTTGAGGTTTTAGCGACTAGCGAAAATAGTCCATTTTGTGTATTTGGAGATGAGAAGCGTAAATTTTTTGCTTTACAATTTCACCCTGAAGTACAACATAGCGAATTTGGAAAAAGTATCTTGAAAAATTTTGCTAAGTATGCATGTAATTGTGATAGTGTATGGAATATGGGATCTTTTGCAAAAACTCAAGCGCAAAAAATCAAAGAAGAAGTAGGAAATGATAAAGTGCTTTGTGCAGTAAGTGGTGGGGTTGATAGTAGTGTGGTGGCTGCATTATTAGCAAGTGCGATAAAAGATCAAGTAGTAGTTGTTTTTGTTGATAATGGTCTTTTAAGAAGTGGTGAAAAAGAACAAGTTGAGTATATGTTTAGACACACCTTGGGTATTGATTTAATTAGTATTGATGCTAGAGAGATTTTCTTAAGTCGTTTAGCAGGAATAAGAGATCCTGAACAAAAGAGAAAAATCATAGGAAATACTTTCATAGAAGTTTTTGAAGAAGAAGCTAAAAAACATAAAGATGTAAAATATCTAGCACAAGGAACTTTGTATACTGATATTATCGAAAGTTCGGTTGTAGGAGCTAGTAAGACTATAAAATCTCATCATAATGTGGGTGGTTTACCTGAAAAGATGAATTTAAAACTCATCGAGCCTTTAAAGGAAATTTTTAAAGATGAGGTAAGAGCTTTGGGAATGGAGCTTGGCTTAAGTAAAGATGTAGTTTATCGCCACCCTTTCCCAGGGCCAGGTCTTGCTATACGTATAATGGGCGAGGTAAATGAGCCTAGCTTGGAGCTTTTAAGAAAAGCAGATGTTATTTTGATTGAAGAATTAAAAAGCAGTGGCTGGTATGATAAGACATGGCAAGCTTTTTGTGTGCTTTTAAACGTGCAAAGTGTTGGTGTAATGGGTGATAATAGAACCTATGATAATGCAGTTTGTGTGCGTGTTGTTAATGCAAGCGATGGTATGACCGCAACTTTTTCTCATTTACCTTATGAATTATTAGAAAATATTTCACGTCGTATTATTAATGAAGTAGAAGGAATCAATCGCGTAGTATATGATATTTCTAGTAAGCCACCAGCAACGATTGAATGGGAATGA